A genomic region of Bernardetia sp. ABR2-2B contains the following coding sequences:
- a CDS encoding serine hydrolase domain-containing protein has translation MKKTNLFTLITCLTFAFFSCTTDEETITPITSKEELTTYLQEVYEESELPAFSLAIVKNGEITYQNSFGYQNIESSNLYTNNTLQPIASISKTILGVATVKAIELGYFDLDTDINTILPNPITNPNNPNDIIKVRHLVTHTSSLLDVSEAYVDVYYIQNGENINTEGAALLQSYMGIEQRNKKSLESLISNYFYPSGSNYSLEIFSTSKAGEKWEYSNVASSLMAYLIEIKANQPYHQFVEEQVFEPLEMNESTYFPSLSNDKLATLYFDKNTPLPKYGNDSYPDGSVFTSNEELSLFLLAMIKGYHFSEPSVISSEGFERLFAPLLASEKLILQAHDNHGVFWVHDKNILQHSGSDPGTTCLLEFSKEKPEGFLLLTNSDASVEETQLVYNQTAQKIKQAIASFLDSGH, from the coding sequence ATGAAAAAAACGAATTTATTTACTCTGATTACTTGTCTGACTTTCGCTTTTTTTAGCTGTACGACAGACGAAGAAACCATTACTCCCATTACTTCAAAAGAAGAACTCACTACCTATTTACAAGAGGTTTATGAAGAGTCTGAACTTCCTGCTTTTTCTTTAGCAATTGTGAAGAATGGAGAAATTACTTATCAAAACTCTTTTGGCTATCAAAATATTGAAAGTAGCAACCTATATACTAATAACACATTACAACCTATTGCTTCAATCAGTAAAACAATTTTGGGCGTAGCCACAGTCAAGGCAATAGAATTGGGTTATTTTGATTTGGATACTGACATTAATACAATTTTACCTAATCCAATCACTAACCCTAATAACCCTAATGACATTATCAAAGTTCGTCATTTGGTAACACATACTTCTTCTTTATTAGATGTTTCAGAAGCCTATGTTGATGTTTATTATATTCAAAATGGAGAAAACATAAATACAGAAGGAGCAGCTCTATTGCAAAGCTATATGGGAATAGAACAAAGAAATAAAAAATCTTTGGAAAGCCTGATTTCAAATTATTTTTATCCAAGTGGTTCGAATTATTCTCTTGAAATATTTTCTACTTCAAAAGCTGGAGAAAAGTGGGAATACTCTAATGTAGCTTCCTCTTTGATGGCGTATTTGATTGAAATCAAAGCCAATCAGCCTTATCATCAATTTGTAGAAGAACAGGTCTTTGAACCTTTAGAAATGAATGAAAGTACATATTTTCCATCATTGTCAAATGATAAATTAGCCACCTTATATTTTGATAAAAATACCCCTTTGCCTAAATATGGAAATGATTCTTATCCTGACGGCTCTGTTTTTACTTCCAATGAAGAACTTAGCTTATTTTTATTGGCAATGATAAAAGGTTATCATTTTTCAGAGCCTTCTGTGATTTCATCAGAGGGGTTTGAAAGGTTGTTTGCTCCTCTTCTAGCTAGTGAAAAGCTAATTTTACAGGCTCATGACAATCATGGCGTTTTTTGGGTACATGACAAAAATATTTTACAACATAGTGGAAGCGACCCAGGTACGACTTGTTTACTAGAGTTTTCAAAAGAAAAACCAGAAGGTTTTTTATTACTGACTAATAGTGATGCTTCCGTTGAAGAAACTCAACTAGTTTATAACCAAACAGCTCAAAAAATAAAACAGGCTATCGCTTCTTTTCTAGATAGTGGTCATTAA
- a CDS encoding LytTR family transcriptional regulator DNA-binding domain-containing protein: protein MNIPKFLKKPHPFIFTLGSILVPSLITFLVILVFVPFGLVQTDALSRFSYAVFFGVMVAFCIWVGVNGLQKLFSNSFQEENWTIGKEISLVFTILTLIVFVVFLIFAALNSFENLWLLFQSIFIRTLLISFFPILIMILYEQYHHQKLKWKEAQSLNQTLQKKQIELQEKQAKFKTEFENQLQSQIQEQVKAKVEEIESTLLPKKVVLEAENGKVALQLEPNEILYLQSEGNYIEVFYKSENKIQKELIRNSLKKLEGHLPQDTFFRCHKSYIINLSKVQKVEGNARNLELILEKTENKIPVSRSKSQQLSELLKTKSA, encoded by the coding sequence ATGAATATTCCCAAGTTTCTCAAAAAGCCGCACCCTTTTATTTTTACTCTAGGAAGCATTCTTGTTCCTAGTCTGATTACTTTTCTAGTAATTTTGGTTTTTGTACCTTTTGGCTTGGTTCAAACTGATGCTTTGAGCCGTTTTAGTTATGCTGTTTTTTTCGGTGTAATGGTAGCTTTTTGTATTTGGGTAGGAGTAAATGGGTTGCAAAAGTTGTTTTCTAATTCTTTCCAAGAAGAAAACTGGACAATAGGCAAAGAAATAAGTTTAGTCTTTACAATTCTAACACTTATTGTTTTTGTAGTCTTTTTAATTTTTGCTGCCTTGAATAGTTTTGAGAATTTATGGCTTTTGTTTCAATCTATTTTTATCAGAACGTTACTCATTTCATTTTTTCCAATTCTTATAATGATTTTATACGAACAGTATCATCATCAAAAACTAAAATGGAAAGAAGCACAATCACTCAACCAAACCCTTCAAAAAAAGCAAATTGAGTTACAAGAAAAACAAGCTAAATTCAAAACAGAATTTGAAAATCAACTTCAAAGTCAGATTCAAGAACAAGTCAAAGCAAAAGTTGAGGAAATAGAAAGTACACTCTTACCCAAAAAAGTAGTTTTAGAAGCCGAAAATGGTAAAGTTGCGCTACAACTTGAGCCTAATGAAATTCTGTATCTTCAATCAGAAGGAAATTATATTGAAGTTTTTTATAAATCTGAAAATAAAATTCAAAAAGAATTAATCCGAAATAGCCTAAAAAAACTAGAAGGTCATTTACCTCAAGATACTTTTTTTAGGTGTCATAAAAGTTATATCATCAATCTTTCAAAAGTTCAGAAAGTAGAAGGAAATGCACGAAACTTAGAGCTAATTTTGGAAAAAACAGAAAATAAGATTCCTGTTTCTCGTTCAAAATCACAACAGCTATCTGAGCTTTTAAAGACTAAGTCAGCGTAG
- a CDS encoding YHS domain-containing (seleno)protein yields the protein MKISKKYNLCVFLFLLFNFLIIENSNAQKLTETHCKKHFNLDDGVAIEGYDVVSYFVEDEPQKGKKSISAKYLGVIYRFATKEHRGLFVKNPQKYMPEYGGWCAYAMGAKNKKVSMDPKNYKIVDGKLYLFYKNFFSDTLDDWNEDEENLKRKADKNWSEVK from the coding sequence ATGAAAATCTCTAAAAAATATAACCTTTGTGTATTTCTATTCTTGTTATTTAACTTTCTCATAATAGAAAACTCAAATGCACAAAAACTAACAGAAACCCATTGTAAAAAACATTTTAATTTGGATGATGGAGTAGCTATTGAAGGCTATGATGTAGTTTCTTATTTTGTGGAAGACGAACCTCAAAAAGGTAAAAAATCTATTTCTGCTAAATACTTGGGTGTAATTTATAGATTTGCTACTAAAGAACACAGAGGTTTGTTTGTCAAAAACCCTCAAAAATATATGCCTGAGTATGGTGGCTGGTGTGCGTATGCTATGGGAGCAAAAAATAAAAAAGTAAGTATGGACCCAAAGAACTATAAGATTGTAGATGGAAAGCTCTACCTTTTTTATAAAAATTTCTTTTCAGACACATTGGATGATTGGAATGAAGATGAAGAAAATCTAAAGAGAAAAGCAGACAAAAACTGGTCAGAAGTAAAATAA
- a CDS encoding DUF1684 domain-containing protein, translated as MKNVNLLFCILPFLVVFIVSSCQSSKTVSTSNNTDETNYVSQIKSFQEEMNSSYKNAKESPLEESERKKFQSLPFFKIDESYKVEADFVRTTDGKPFEMQTTTDRKPIYQKFGEVSFELLGKRHILNVYQSQDLSKKEEYKNYLFLPFTDLSNGQESYYGGRYIDLQIPEREAADGQELDKITIDFNKAYNPYCAYNHKYSCPIPPKENHLDVKVLAGVSYEKTK; from the coding sequence ATGAAAAATGTAAATTTGCTTTTCTGTATTCTACCCTTTCTAGTTGTATTTATTGTTTCATCTTGCCAAAGTTCCAAAACAGTTAGTACAAGTAATAATACTGATGAAACGAATTATGTTTCTCAAATAAAATCATTTCAAGAAGAAATGAACAGCAGTTATAAAAATGCTAAAGAATCTCCTTTGGAAGAAAGTGAGCGCAAAAAATTTCAATCATTACCTTTTTTCAAAATTGATGAGAGTTATAAAGTAGAAGCTGATTTTGTCAGAACAACTGATGGAAAACCTTTTGAAATGCAAACCACAACAGACAGAAAACCAATTTATCAAAAGTTTGGAGAGGTGAGTTTTGAGTTACTTGGCAAAAGACATATACTCAATGTTTATCAAAGCCAAGATTTAAGTAAAAAAGAAGAATACAAAAATTACTTATTTTTACCTTTTACAGATTTGAGTAATGGACAAGAATCCTATTACGGAGGACGTTATATTGATTTGCAAATTCCAGAAAGAGAAGCAGCCGATGGACAAGAGTTAGATAAAATTACGATTGATTTTAATAAAGCCTACAATCCGTATTGCGCTTATAATCATAAATATTCTTGCCCAATTCCTCCAAAAGAAAATCATTTGGATGTGAAAGTTTTGGCAGGTGTGAGTTATGAGAAAACAAAGTAA
- a CDS encoding serine hydrolase domain-containing protein, whose protein sequence is MNYLFAQSSEKEKQLTSFIEKIQTELEMIPAISVAVAHNETLFAYTAGYTNIDTKQKATNSIGFYIASTTKSFVGLLASILEYEGKIDLQKQITEYKPFSNFTEKAKFEGITINDLLSHQIGVDNEYVSMRLAYTGEYTEEDILRIIDQESEALETGKQFMYSNYGYYLFSMILKAELGKTWQDLIQEKVFKPLEMKNTSAKVSDFDENKLAKPHHSTFGKEIQKSDFFKIDKTMHAAGGIITSAEDMAKFLEFQINKGNLNGKTIYPIAVVEKNQEKLVSAAHEYINVFEGNGYARGWRIGEFEGRKVVYHFGGYHGFTSHLSFLENEKIGVSVSINHSLGLDIGNLIAKYAYYLHLGDEKAVKKLEKKGIKSLQKKFKRYNKSEVKYAEKLAKREWMLSLPKEQYIGSYKNKNIGTVKVSYEDGKLLFTTGNVKTIATAYELEECMRIELAPGNGIVIRFQIKDGKPVSFSFGEDVFIKK, encoded by the coding sequence ATGAACTACCTGTTTGCACAATCTTCTGAAAAGGAAAAACAACTCACTAGCTTCATTGAGAAAATCCAAACAGAACTAGAAATGATTCCTGCTATTAGTGTGGCAGTTGCTCATAACGAAACGCTTTTCGCTTATACAGCAGGTTATACGAATATAGACACAAAGCAAAAAGCAACTAATTCTATTGGTTTTTATATTGCCTCTACCACTAAGTCTTTTGTCGGACTTTTAGCTTCTATTTTGGAATATGAAGGAAAAATTGACCTCCAAAAACAAATCACAGAATACAAACCGTTTAGTAATTTCACAGAAAAAGCAAAGTTTGAAGGAATTACGATTAATGATTTGTTATCGCACCAAATTGGAGTTGATAATGAATATGTATCTATGCGTTTGGCTTACACAGGCGAATATACAGAGGAAGATATTTTGAGAATTATAGACCAAGAAAGTGAAGCCTTAGAAACTGGAAAGCAGTTTATGTATTCTAATTATGGCTATTATCTTTTTTCAATGATTTTGAAGGCTGAACTGGGAAAAACGTGGCAAGACTTGATTCAAGAAAAGGTTTTTAAGCCTTTAGAAATGAAAAACACATCTGCAAAAGTTTCTGATTTTGATGAAAATAAATTAGCCAAACCTCATCATAGTACCTTTGGAAAAGAGATTCAGAAATCAGATTTTTTCAAGATAGATAAAACCATGCACGCAGCAGGAGGAATAATTACTTCGGCAGAAGACATGGCAAAATTCCTAGAATTTCAAATTAATAAAGGCAATCTCAATGGTAAAACTATTTATCCAATCGCAGTTGTGGAAAAAAACCAAGAAAAGTTAGTTTCTGCTGCTCATGAATATATAAATGTTTTTGAGGGAAATGGTTATGCTAGAGGTTGGAGAATTGGAGAGTTTGAAGGAAGGAAGGTAGTTTATCATTTTGGAGGGTATCACGGTTTTACTTCTCATCTTTCTTTCTTAGAAAATGAAAAAATAGGTGTTAGTGTAAGTATTAATCATTCATTAGGATTGGATATTGGAAATCTGATTGCTAAGTATGCCTACTATTTACATTTAGGAGATGAAAAAGCAGTCAAAAAGCTAGAGAAAAAAGGCATCAAATCACTACAAAAGAAATTCAAACGCTATAACAAATCAGAAGTAAAATATGCCGAAAAACTTGCCAAACGTGAGTGGATGTTATCGCTTCCTAAAGAACAGTATATAGGCAGTTACAAAAATAAAAATATTGGAACAGTAAAAGTGAGTTATGAAGACGGAAAACTTCTGTTTACTACTGGAAATGTAAAAACCATAGCAACAGCGTATGAGCTAGAAGAATGTATGCGAATCGAACTTGCCCCTGGAAATGGCATCGTGATTCGTTTTCAAATTAAAGACGGAAAGCCAGTTAGTTTTTCTTTTGGGGAAGACGTTTTTATTAAAAAATAA
- a CDS encoding YHS domain-containing (seleno)protein encodes MIFYRKNAFFISMFVICVSLVTYSCTSKDTSQSQEAKEEVTENKAEEVTETPHNEVITEKILVEHLNLVDSLAVKGYDVVSYFTEEKPQEGKETITTTHLGATYRFATEENRDLFIESPEKYIPLYGGWCSYAMGAKNEKVPMDPQNYKIVDGDLHLFYKDLVTDTQVPWNEDEKNIKQKANENWSNMVSN; translated from the coding sequence ATTTGTGTTTCTTTAGTAACGTATAGTTGCACTTCAAAAGACACTTCGCAAAGTCAAGAAGCAAAAGAAGAAGTAACAGAAAACAAAGCAGAGGAGGTAACAGAAACTCCACACAATGAAGTGATAACAGAGAAAATTCTTGTAGAACACCTCAATTTAGTAGATAGTTTGGCTGTTAAGGGCTACGATGTAGTTTCTTATTTTACAGAGGAAAAGCCTCAAGAAGGAAAAGAAACTATTACGACAACTCATTTGGGGGCAACGTATAGGTTTGCAACAGAAGAAAACCGAGATTTATTTATCGAAAGCCCTGAAAAATATATTCCTCTATATGGTGGCTGGTGTTCGTATGCAATGGGAGCAAAAAATGAAAAAGTACCTATGGACCCTCAAAACTACAAGATTGTAGATGGAGACCTTCACCTTTTTTATAAAGATTTAGTTACAGATACACAAGTACCTTGGAACGAAGACGAAAAAAATATAAAGCAAAAAGCAAATGAAAACTGGAGTAATATGGTAAGTAATTAA
- a CDS encoding pepsin/retropepsin-like aspartic protease family protein — translation MKNYTSFLLFVLLTFISSCSYIKNVGLLSGGELKAKNFVQEVPFELKKDLIVVKVKLNADTVLREFIFDTGAFNSKVENNLATGLGLETVTTKSNSTAQGVTKEIEVTRLDSITFGETAFYKIGAGKVVYSEKSASPCIAKHGLIGANLMKLAHWKINYQNQKLYFSDTPFSMEGEYYSLPFESPVLSGTPKINLKIGEKTVENVLFDVGFNGGLVLPLSLAHHFESEETEIILDKSTSGIYGSNEDSLIVKKLKVELGGYKTEILVEFSKLGKALIGNEFLKHFTICIDYEEDKILLQPQKEVKIEAPTKFLLGMLNESLWVVNRTNSKLDLQLGDTVLSVNNHKPKDLFSSHCDYIINAKKMFEADTLVLEMKNGDKIELKDYKK, via the coding sequence ATGAAAAATTATACTTCCTTTCTGCTTTTTGTTTTACTGACTTTTATTTCCTCTTGTTCCTACATCAAAAACGTAGGATTACTTTCAGGGGGAGAATTAAAAGCCAAAAATTTTGTTCAAGAAGTTCCATTTGAACTCAAAAAAGATTTGATTGTCGTAAAAGTAAAACTAAATGCTGACACCGTTTTACGTGAATTTATTTTTGATACAGGAGCATTTAATAGTAAAGTAGAGAATAATCTAGCAACTGGCTTAGGTTTAGAAACTGTTACGACTAAATCCAACTCAACAGCACAAGGAGTTACTAAAGAAATTGAAGTTACTCGTTTGGACTCTATCACTTTTGGAGAAACAGCCTTTTATAAAATTGGTGCAGGAAAGGTCGTTTACTCTGAAAAGTCAGCTAGTCCTTGCATTGCCAAACACGGGCTTATTGGAGCAAATTTAATGAAACTGGCGCATTGGAAAATCAATTATCAAAATCAAAAACTTTATTTTTCAGATACTCCTTTTTCTATGGAAGGAGAATATTATAGTTTGCCTTTCGAAAGTCCTGTTTTGTCTGGAACGCCAAAAATAAACCTAAAAATAGGAGAAAAAACTGTCGAAAATGTCCTTTTTGATGTTGGTTTTAATGGTGGTTTGGTTTTGCCTTTGTCTTTGGCACATCATTTTGAGAGTGAAGAAACTGAGATTATTTTAGATAAATCTACTTCTGGGATTTATGGCTCAAATGAAGATTCGCTTATTGTAAAGAAATTAAAAGTAGAGTTAGGAGGCTATAAAACTGAAATACTGGTAGAGTTTTCAAAACTAGGAAAGGCTCTAATAGGAAATGAGTTTTTGAAGCACTTTACAATTTGTATTGATTATGAGGAAGACAAAATTTTGCTACAACCTCAAAAGGAAGTAAAAATAGAAGCTCCAACAAAATTTTTATTAGGAATGCTAAATGAATCGCTTTGGGTCGTCAATCGTACAAATTCAAAGTTAGATTTACAGTTGGGAGATACCGTTCTTTCAGTCAATAATCACAAGCCAAAAGATTTATTTTCATCGCATTGTGATTACATAATAAATGCTAAGAAAATGTTTGAAGCTGACACTTTAGTTTTGGAGATGAAAAATGGCGATAAGATAGAGTTGAAAGATTACAAAAAATAG
- a CDS encoding DUF2306 domain-containing protein produces the protein MENFVRYTLSFHVLVGTIALITGAVAILSKKGKKWHNQSGKIYFWAMTLVFITGVIVAGFRFNRFLFLIAFLSYYSVFSGVRALKLKKLHKDQNPKWYDWAAGVTNGTANIIFIGLGLYYLFRENNNLAGALLSIGFGIGGFMISYTNLKSFIIRPTKPFHWYTAHIGNMMGGYIATFTAFSATVVSRFDLMNPFVAFALPPLIGVPILIYFTSQVEKKFTTSAK, from the coding sequence ATGGAAAACTTCGTTCGATATACACTTTCTTTCCACGTTTTGGTGGGAACTATCGCACTTATTACTGGTGCAGTCGCTATTCTTTCTAAGAAAGGCAAAAAGTGGCACAACCAATCAGGCAAAATCTACTTTTGGGCAATGACTTTAGTTTTCATTACTGGAGTCATCGTGGCAGGGTTCAGATTTAATCGCTTCTTATTTTTGATAGCTTTTTTGAGTTATTACAGCGTTTTTTCTGGCGTTCGTGCTTTGAAATTAAAGAAATTACACAAAGACCAAAACCCAAAATGGTACGATTGGGCTGCAGGAGTTACCAATGGAACTGCCAATATTATTTTTATTGGATTGGGTTTGTATTACCTTTTTAGAGAAAATAATAATCTTGCTGGTGCATTGCTTTCTATTGGTTTCGGAATCGGAGGTTTTATGATTTCTTATACTAATCTCAAGTCTTTTATTATTCGTCCTACAAAACCATTTCACTGGTACACAGCACATATCGGCAATATGATGGGAGGTTATATTGCTACTTTTACAGCTTTTTCGGCAACGGTAGTTTCTCGTTTTGATTTGATGAATCCATTTGTAGCCTTTGCTTTACCCCCACTTATTGGCGTTCCTATCTTGATTTATTTTACAAGCCAAGTAGAGAAAAAATTTACAACTTCAGCTAAATAA
- a CDS encoding amidohydrolase family protein encodes MKNQAQYLVLLIASIFTLISCNKKITKESISADLVIRNVNIINVETGEIDYYQDLVITKNKIQSIFPYNKNLKYKAEKIIDGSDKYLISGLWDMHTHLSMIGEESIPLFILNGVTGVRDMGGNWSDLKKWRALENKPNQDIYPTIKTAGYMLESPRFYGLLKQILGENYVKDRIPIASEEQAKTVVDSLSKIGIDLIKVRTVKSPKIFEAIASACKQNNISFTGHIEQNIGIQFAIENGISTIEHDVFMQSLNMTKEEIGNTLQVIQEADVYFTPTMLATYNYRLRPKEELKKLTTDTLNKNNEFRKYLSPNLIESWEIQLTTQALEAPTNWDSLIVPLRSFAKSIAKKTTVLAGTDVGVPAIIPGQGLHEELKMLVQQMGLSNLQALQAATVNATQNLGLQNEYGLVKVNYQADLLILNSNPLKEITNTSDIFSIIKNGNIIDQNTVKERLINIAKKVEENTKNYQPNTLYHLQTVLEKMRKAVQK; translated from the coding sequence ATGAAAAATCAAGCTCAATATTTAGTTCTACTCATTGCCTCAATTTTTACTTTAATAAGTTGCAATAAAAAAATCACAAAAGAATCCATAAGTGCAGATTTGGTCATCAGAAATGTCAATATCATAAATGTAGAAACAGGAGAAATAGATTATTATCAAGACCTCGTAATTACAAAAAATAAAATACAGTCAATTTTTCCCTATAATAAAAATCTAAAATACAAAGCTGAAAAAATCATTGATGGTTCTGATAAATATCTCATTTCGGGGTTGTGGGACATGCACACACATTTGTCTATGATTGGAGAAGAATCAATACCTTTATTTATATTGAATGGTGTTACAGGAGTTAGAGATATGGGAGGAAACTGGTCAGATTTGAAAAAATGGAGAGCATTAGAAAATAAACCAAATCAAGATATTTATCCTACCATCAAAACGGCAGGTTATATGTTAGAGTCTCCACGATTTTATGGTCTTTTGAAACAAATTCTTGGAGAAAATTATGTCAAAGATAGGATTCCTATTGCTTCAGAAGAACAGGCAAAGACCGTTGTGGATTCTTTGAGTAAAATAGGAATTGATTTAATAAAAGTTCGTACTGTAAAATCTCCAAAAATATTTGAAGCGATTGCAAGTGCTTGTAAGCAAAACAATATTTCTTTCACAGGACACATTGAACAAAATATAGGAATACAGTTTGCCATCGAAAATGGAATTTCTACCATCGAACATGATGTGTTTATGCAATCTTTAAATATGACTAAAGAAGAGATAGGAAACACACTACAAGTCATACAAGAGGCTGATGTATATTTTACTCCAACAATGTTGGCAACCTATAATTACAGGCTTAGACCAAAAGAAGAGCTAAAGAAACTGACCACAGATACACTTAATAAAAACAATGAGTTTAGAAAATATTTATCACCAAATCTTATCGAAAGTTGGGAGATACAGCTAACAACACAAGCCTTAGAAGCTCCTACCAACTGGGACAGCCTCATTGTGCCTTTGCGCTCATTTGCAAAATCAATAGCAAAAAAAACTACCGTTTTGGCAGGAACAGACGTAGGAGTACCTGCTATTATTCCTGGTCAAGGCTTACACGAAGAGCTGAAAATGCTAGTCCAGCAAATGGGGCTTTCCAACTTACAAGCTCTTCAGGCTGCTACCGTAAATGCTACTCAAAATTTAGGATTACAAAATGAATATGGCTTAGTGAAAGTAAATTATCAAGCTGATTTACTTATTCTTAATTCGAACCCCTTAAAGGAAATTACGAATACCTCTGATATATTTTCTATCATAAAAAATGGAAATATTATAGACCAAAATACAGTCAAGGAACGATTGATCAACATTGCTAAAAAGGTTGAAGAGAATACTAAAAACTATCAGCCCAACACATTATATCATCTACAAACTGTCTTAGAAAAAATGCGTAAAGCAGTACAAAAATAA